One stretch of Buteo buteo chromosome Z, bButBut1.hap1.1, whole genome shotgun sequence DNA includes these proteins:
- the SLC49A3 gene encoding solute carrier family 49 member A3 isoform X1, translating into MEGSEAASLLGERGLGQLAQFKTYRRRWFLLAVVSLLNCSNAMLWLTFAPVADKAAVYFHISLEMVNWLSIMYLLISIPFGLVATWVLDSVGLRSTVILSAWLNMTGSVIRIFSVLKFLGLDSQSYWYLFTGQCLCALAQPLIIFSPTKLAALWFPDHQRATANMIASMSNPLGILIANVLSPALVPEGKHIPLMLGVYAIPAVTACAVATAGIHEKVPPTPPSASATNSSSQPFLTGLKMLLRNKPYIILAVCFGGGIGIFTCFSALLEQILCEKGYSNEFAGLNGALFTVCGLLGALLLGLYVDRTRKFIESTKICFCLSALASIMFAVTSRFRHRAITLAITSSLFGFFGFAIYPIAMELAVECSYPVGEGTSTGLIFVASQIEGVILMILLQALTVCVSEDPSSTCALDQDGALDWTTGQKRQQLRWTGAQMCFHYRLNPGFDLSAGSYLCNTDTNSWGHTVTQRLANTF; encoded by the exons ctgtggCTGACGTTTGCTCCTGTGGCTGATAAGGCAGCTGTCTACTTCCACATTTCCCTGGAGATGGTCAACTGGCTCTCAATAATGTACCTCCTCATCTCAATCCCATTTGGTCTGGTGGCAACATGGGTTCTCGACAGCGTGGGGCTCAGATCTACT GTGATCCTAAGCGCGTGGCTGAACATGACGGGTAGCGTCATCCGGATATTCAGCGTCCTGAAGTTCCTGGGCTTGGATTCCCAGAGTTACTGGTACCTATTTACTGGGCAGTGCCTCTGTGCACTGGCACAGCCCCTTATCATCTTTTCACCGACAAAACTGGCAGCGCTATGGTTCCCAGACCACCAGAGAGCAACAGCAAATATGATCGCATCAATGT cCAATCCTTTGGGTATTCTTATAGCAAACGTGCTGTCACCTGCACTAGTTCCTGAAGGAAAGCACATCCCATTGATG CTGGGTGTTTATGCCATCCCAGCAGTAACAGCCTGTGCTGTAGCAACTGCGGGGATTCATGAGAAGGTTCCTCCAACACCTCCTTCAGCCAGTGCCACTAACTCCAGCTCCCAGCCATTCCTCACAGGGCTCAAAATG CTCCTGAGAAACAAGCCATACATCATCCTGGCAGTGTGCTTTGGAGGAGGAATTGGGATATTCACCTGCTTTTCAGCTCTGCTAGAACAGATCCTTTGTGAAAAGGGGTATTCAAAT GAATTTGCTGGCCTGAATGGTGCACTGTTCACAGTGTGTGGTTTGTTGGGTGCTCTCCTGCTAGGCCTGTATGTCGACCGGACAAGGAAGTTCATAGAGTCCACCAAGATTTGTTTCTGTCTGAGTGCACTTGCCAGCATCATGTTCGCAGTG ACTTCTCGGTTCAGACATCGGGCCATCACACTGGCCATCACCAGCTCGCTCTTTGGTTTCTTCGGTTTTGCCATCTACCCTATTGCCATGGAGCTGGCTGTGGAGTGCTCCTACCCTGTGGGAGAGGGCACATCTACAGGCCTGATTTTTGTTGCAAG CCAGATTGAAGGTGTGATTTTAATGATTCTGTTACAAGCCCTCACCGTGTGTGTTTCTGAGGATCCATCCTCCACCTGTGCCCTTGATCAGGATGGAGCCCTGGACTGGACAA CTGGTCAGAAGAGACAGCAACTGAGATGGACAGGAGCACAAATGTGTTTTCACTACAGGCTAAACCCTGGTTTTGATCTCTCAGCTGGTTCATATTTATGTAATACTGACACCAACTCCTGGGGACACACTGTAACACAAAGGCTGGCAAACACCTTTTAA
- the SLC49A3 gene encoding solute carrier family 49 member A3 isoform X2 — protein MEGSEAASLLGERGLGQLAQFKTYRRRWFLLAVVSLLNCSNAMLWLTFAPVADKAAVYFHISLEMVNWLSIMYLLISIPFGLVATWVLDSVGLRSTVILSAWLNMTGSVIRIFSVLKFLGLDSQSYWYLFTGQCLCALAQPLIIFSPTKLAALWFPDHQRATANMIASMSNPLGILIANVLSPALVPEGKHIPLMLGVYAIPAVTACAVATAGIHEKVPPTPPSASATNSSSQPFLTGLKMLLRNKPYIILAVCFGGGIGIFTCFSALLEQILCEKGYSNEFAGLNGALFTVCGLLGALLLGLYVDRTRKFIESTKICFCLSALASIMFAVTSRFRHRAITLAITSSLFGFFGFAIYPIAMELAVECSYPVGEGTSTGLIFVASQIEGVILMILLQALTVCVSEDPSSTCALDQDGALDWTTPVLVLAGLCSAMACFYVIFFHTDYKRLHAETNSGDLVKAEDTATANVPEA, from the exons ctgtggCTGACGTTTGCTCCTGTGGCTGATAAGGCAGCTGTCTACTTCCACATTTCCCTGGAGATGGTCAACTGGCTCTCAATAATGTACCTCCTCATCTCAATCCCATTTGGTCTGGTGGCAACATGGGTTCTCGACAGCGTGGGGCTCAGATCTACT GTGATCCTAAGCGCGTGGCTGAACATGACGGGTAGCGTCATCCGGATATTCAGCGTCCTGAAGTTCCTGGGCTTGGATTCCCAGAGTTACTGGTACCTATTTACTGGGCAGTGCCTCTGTGCACTGGCACAGCCCCTTATCATCTTTTCACCGACAAAACTGGCAGCGCTATGGTTCCCAGACCACCAGAGAGCAACAGCAAATATGATCGCATCAATGT cCAATCCTTTGGGTATTCTTATAGCAAACGTGCTGTCACCTGCACTAGTTCCTGAAGGAAAGCACATCCCATTGATG CTGGGTGTTTATGCCATCCCAGCAGTAACAGCCTGTGCTGTAGCAACTGCGGGGATTCATGAGAAGGTTCCTCCAACACCTCCTTCAGCCAGTGCCACTAACTCCAGCTCCCAGCCATTCCTCACAGGGCTCAAAATG CTCCTGAGAAACAAGCCATACATCATCCTGGCAGTGTGCTTTGGAGGAGGAATTGGGATATTCACCTGCTTTTCAGCTCTGCTAGAACAGATCCTTTGTGAAAAGGGGTATTCAAAT GAATTTGCTGGCCTGAATGGTGCACTGTTCACAGTGTGTGGTTTGTTGGGTGCTCTCCTGCTAGGCCTGTATGTCGACCGGACAAGGAAGTTCATAGAGTCCACCAAGATTTGTTTCTGTCTGAGTGCACTTGCCAGCATCATGTTCGCAGTG ACTTCTCGGTTCAGACATCGGGCCATCACACTGGCCATCACCAGCTCGCTCTTTGGTTTCTTCGGTTTTGCCATCTACCCTATTGCCATGGAGCTGGCTGTGGAGTGCTCCTACCCTGTGGGAGAGGGCACATCTACAGGCCTGATTTTTGTTGCAAG CCAGATTGAAGGTGTGATTTTAATGATTCTGTTACAAGCCCTCACCGTGTGTGTTTCTGAGGATCCATCCTCCACCTGTGCCCTTGATCAGGATGGAGCCCTGGACTGGACAA CTCCGGTACTGGTGCTGGCTGGCCTCTGTAGTGCTATGGCTTGTTTCTACGTCATCTTCTTCCACACTGACTACAAGCGGCTCCATGCTGAGACAAACAGTGGTGATTTGGTCAAGGCAGAAGATACAGCAACAGCAAATGTTCCTGAAGCCTAA